A single genomic interval of Spirosoma linguale DSM 74 harbors:
- a CDS encoding protein of unknown function DUF303 acetylesterase putative (PFAM: protein of unknown function DUF303 acetylesterase putative~KEGG: pat:Patl_1852 glycoside hydrolase family protein) → MILSPQKSNLRHWFVCVLLVWASLCPAYAQLRLASDWQSGMVIQRDRTIPVCGWAIPGQTVRVHLGAEQGQTVVRADSSWSLQLRPQAALASPIRLTIRTDQDTLQLTNLLIGDVWICAGQSNMAFPVASDQFAAQTLRQSGNGSLRLFNKLPALSTYNVAYKPNELSHLHPDAFYKPASWQEADSLAIRLFSAVGYYFGQAVQQSLNIPIGLINVAVGGSPTEAWMRPGSGLADPTIQPVFKGDWWQNPVLEPWCIQRGHENLDNLIQAGYKPPHDSLGYHHPFKPGFLYQAAIVPLLRLPIRGVLWYQGESNALSLARAQQHGHLFARLVGDWRDQWQQGDFPFYVCQLSSIGTEKGYKSENWPWFRDSQRRLAQRLPNVGMAVTSDVGNPTDVHPTNKRVVGQRLAREALVKTYGQQAVLTPEIVEVARVRNGITLRFRQTGTGLRTADNQSIRGFSVGDVNGPRQDVSARCRGNQVFLSLPNGASCTHVYYGWAPYTTANLINSAGLPVTTFSYAIP, encoded by the coding sequence ATGATTTTGTCGCCACAGAAAAGTAACCTGCGCCATTGGTTCGTGTGCGTTCTCCTGGTCTGGGCATCCCTCTGCCCGGCTTATGCTCAACTCCGTCTGGCCAGTGACTGGCAAAGCGGGATGGTCATCCAGCGCGACAGAACCATACCTGTCTGCGGGTGGGCTATTCCCGGTCAAACGGTGCGGGTTCATTTGGGAGCCGAACAAGGTCAGACCGTTGTGCGCGCCGATTCAAGCTGGTCGCTTCAATTACGTCCCCAGGCCGCTTTGGCATCACCCATCCGGCTCACCATTCGGACGGATCAGGACACCCTTCAACTGACGAACCTACTGATCGGCGATGTGTGGATTTGTGCGGGCCAGTCGAATATGGCCTTCCCGGTGGCCAGCGATCAGTTTGCCGCACAGACGCTCCGCCAATCCGGAAACGGGTCGCTACGGCTTTTCAATAAACTTCCGGCGCTGTCAACGTACAACGTAGCGTATAAACCGAACGAACTTTCGCATCTGCATCCGGACGCGTTTTACAAACCGGCGAGCTGGCAGGAAGCCGACTCGCTGGCTATCCGGTTGTTTTCGGCGGTCGGGTATTATTTCGGGCAAGCGGTTCAGCAATCGCTCAACATTCCCATTGGATTGATCAATGTGGCCGTTGGCGGCTCCCCAACCGAAGCCTGGATGCGCCCCGGCAGTGGCCTTGCTGACCCAACGATACAACCCGTATTCAAGGGCGACTGGTGGCAGAATCCCGTTCTGGAACCCTGGTGTATTCAGCGCGGCCACGAAAATCTGGATAACCTGATTCAGGCAGGCTATAAACCGCCCCATGATTCACTGGGGTATCATCACCCGTTTAAGCCGGGCTTTCTCTACCAGGCGGCTATTGTGCCACTACTTCGGTTGCCCATCCGGGGCGTTCTCTGGTATCAGGGCGAAAGTAATGCCCTGAGCCTGGCGAGGGCGCAGCAGCATGGACACCTGTTTGCCCGTTTAGTAGGGGATTGGCGAGACCAGTGGCAGCAGGGCGACTTCCCTTTTTATGTCTGTCAGCTTTCCTCCATTGGTACCGAAAAAGGGTATAAGTCCGAGAACTGGCCCTGGTTTCGGGACAGCCAGCGTCGACTGGCGCAGCGGCTCCCTAATGTTGGTATGGCCGTTACCAGCGATGTGGGTAACCCGACAGACGTTCACCCAACCAACAAACGGGTTGTTGGCCAACGACTGGCGCGGGAAGCGCTGGTCAAAACGTATGGGCAGCAGGCCGTACTGACCCCTGAGATCGTCGAGGTCGCCCGGGTCAGAAACGGGATTACCCTACGCTTCCGACAAACGGGGACTGGGCTGCGGACGGCAGACAACCAGTCTATTCGTGGCTTTTCAGTTGGTGACGTCAACGGCCCTCGTCAGGACGTATCAGCCCGATGTCGGGGCAATCAGGTGTTTCTTAGCCTTCCCAACGGCGCATCGTGTACCCATGTATATTATGGCTGGGCACCGTACACGACCGCCAATCTCATCAACAGTGCCGGTTTGCCCGTCACTACATTCTCCTACGCTATTCCATGA
- a CDS encoding major facilitator superfamily MFS_1 (PFAM: major facilitator superfamily MFS_1~KEGG: mxa:MXAN_5760 major facilitator family transporter): MNNNAVNEQGRLYPWVVVGLLWVVAMLNYMDRQMLATMRPSMQLDIRELESATNFGRLMAIFLWIYGCMSPVSGIVADRFNRKWLIVGSLFVWSGVTFSMGYATTFDQLYWLRAIMGVSEALYIPAGLALIADFHTARTRSLAIGIHMTGLYMGQALGGFGATVAESYSWPAAFQGFGIAGLVYAVVLSFFLREFNRNSLPTNQSDEPLTTDRIPLTKGLGLLLANTSFWVILFYYAIPSLPGWATKNWLPTLFATNLNIDMATAGPLSTITIATSSFLGVIFGGILSDRWVQTNIRGRMYTSAIGLSLTIPSLLLIGFGNSLAHVVGAALCFGFGYGMFDANNMPILCQFVSSRHRATAYGIMNMTGVFAGALITNWLGKSMDSGQLGSDFAMLSGIVLMALLVQLYFLRPTVNDFVATEK; the protein is encoded by the coding sequence ATGAACAACAACGCAGTAAATGAACAGGGGCGACTGTATCCCTGGGTAGTGGTGGGGCTTTTATGGGTGGTAGCCATGCTGAATTATATGGACCGGCAAATGCTGGCTACCATGCGGCCCTCCATGCAACTGGACATCAGGGAACTGGAGTCGGCCACAAATTTTGGGCGGCTGATGGCTATTTTCCTATGGATATACGGTTGCATGAGCCCCGTATCGGGTATCGTTGCGGACCGGTTCAACCGGAAGTGGCTGATTGTGGGGAGCCTGTTCGTTTGGTCGGGGGTTACGTTTTCGATGGGATACGCCACGACCTTTGATCAGCTTTACTGGCTGCGGGCCATCATGGGAGTTAGTGAAGCCCTCTATATTCCGGCGGGTCTGGCGCTCATTGCTGATTTCCACACGGCCAGAACAAGGTCGCTGGCGATTGGTATTCACATGACTGGACTCTACATGGGGCAGGCGCTGGGTGGGTTCGGGGCAACCGTAGCGGAGTCCTATTCCTGGCCAGCGGCCTTTCAGGGATTCGGTATTGCGGGGCTTGTCTATGCCGTTGTGCTGAGCTTTTTTCTGCGGGAGTTCAACCGGAATTCGCTGCCGACGAACCAGTCGGATGAGCCATTGACAACCGACAGGATACCCTTGACCAAAGGACTCGGTTTGTTGCTGGCGAATACCTCTTTCTGGGTCATTCTGTTCTATTACGCGATACCGAGTTTACCCGGCTGGGCCACCAAAAACTGGCTCCCTACGCTCTTTGCCACAAACCTGAACATCGACATGGCAACGGCGGGGCCGCTTTCTACGATTACCATTGCGACGTCGTCCTTTCTGGGGGTGATTTTTGGCGGAATTCTGTCGGACCGATGGGTGCAGACAAACATTCGGGGGCGGATGTACACCAGCGCCATTGGCTTGTCATTGACAATACCTTCCCTGCTGCTCATCGGCTTTGGTAATTCACTGGCCCATGTGGTAGGGGCGGCCTTGTGTTTTGGCTTTGGCTACGGGATGTTCGATGCCAATAACATGCCGATTCTGTGCCAGTTCGTTTCCTCACGACATCGGGCAACGGCCTACGGTATCATGAACATGACCGGCGTATTTGCCGGTGCGCTGATTACCAACTGGCTGGGCAAGTCGATGGATTCGGGTCAGCTGGGCTCCGATTTTGCCATGCTGTCGGGTATCGTTCTGATGGCGTTGCTAGTGCAGTTGTATTTCTTAAGGCCAACGGTCAATGATTTTGTCGCCACAGAAAAGTAA
- a CDS encoding Kelch repeat-containing protein (PFAM: Kelch repeat-containing protein; Kelch repeat protein~KEGG: spl:Spea_1514 kelch repeat-containing protein) codes for MTYLSLHSASAQDRLRYTRLPDLPALNGSLNPGVAGAFAGCSHGALLIAGGANFPNGFPWQGGAKVWHSTVYVLRHEGNTYHWKATHQLAHPRAYGASVVWRDQLICVGGNDDKHRFADVFSLRWHPSDAMLVEQSLPALPIPMANLAAAVSGNKLYVFGGESDWGTEAGLYVLDLETPAGGWQKLADFPGPARAYTAMTVQANENGPTLYVVGGRQTVNGRTTVYADVYAYQINRQRWQRLPDMPQPLAAHQVIGIGTRSLFVFGGDDGKRLQQIEALSNQVNQLPEGLDREKRRTERNRLQIDHPGFVKTVWQFRTDTKVWSAVDSLPFPTPVTTPVVRWEQSLIVPSGEVTPGIRTPAIWKIDMDQSKY; via the coding sequence ATGACTTATCTGTCGTTACATTCCGCAAGTGCACAGGACCGGTTGCGCTATACCCGGCTCCCGGATCTACCTGCCCTGAATGGCTCCTTAAATCCGGGCGTGGCGGGGGCTTTTGCAGGCTGTAGTCACGGCGCTTTGCTCATTGCCGGAGGAGCCAATTTTCCCAATGGCTTTCCCTGGCAAGGTGGTGCCAAAGTCTGGCATTCGACAGTCTATGTGCTTCGTCATGAGGGAAATACGTACCATTGGAAAGCCACGCATCAACTGGCTCATCCACGGGCTTATGGCGCTTCGGTGGTCTGGCGGGATCAGCTTATTTGTGTAGGAGGCAATGACGACAAACACCGGTTCGCCGACGTGTTTAGCCTGCGCTGGCATCCGTCAGACGCTATGCTCGTCGAGCAGTCGCTTCCGGCACTACCCATACCGATGGCCAACCTTGCCGCTGCCGTTTCAGGGAATAAGCTGTATGTGTTCGGTGGGGAGTCGGACTGGGGAACGGAAGCTGGTTTGTACGTACTTGACCTCGAAACCCCGGCTGGGGGCTGGCAAAAACTGGCCGACTTTCCCGGTCCGGCCAGAGCGTATACGGCCATGACAGTTCAGGCAAATGAAAACGGGCCAACGCTGTATGTGGTAGGAGGAAGGCAGACGGTTAACGGGCGAACAACTGTTTATGCCGATGTCTACGCGTATCAGATCAACCGACAGCGGTGGCAGCGACTGCCCGATATGCCTCAGCCGCTGGCAGCCCATCAGGTTATTGGCATCGGTACCCGTTCGCTTTTTGTTTTTGGCGGTGACGATGGCAAGCGGCTTCAGCAGATCGAAGCCCTGTCGAATCAGGTAAATCAGCTACCCGAAGGCCTTGACAGGGAAAAACGCCGGACCGAACGTAATCGTCTCCAGATCGACCACCCTGGCTTTGTCAAAACGGTCTGGCAGTTTCGGACGGATACTAAAGTCTGGTCGGCGGTGGACAGCTTACCCTTCCCGACGCCCGTGACAACCCCGGTTGTACGGTGGGAGCAAAGCCTTATTGTACCGAGTGGCGAAGTCACCCCCGGTATCCGAACGCCTGCTATCTGGAAAATTGACATGGACCAATCGAAGTACTGA
- a CDS encoding dihydrodipicolinate synthetase (PFAM: dihydrodipicolinate synthetase~KEGG: vcj:VCD_002594 N-acetylneuraminate lyase): MSYIPKTEGLVAAPFTPLHADGSLNLAPIPQYAQLLVQNGIKGAFIGGSTGEGVSLSFPEKLELLRAWGQVDAPGLTKIMLVGGTSLVESKLIAQEASRAGFQAIAVLAPFYFKPANVELLAQFCIQIGEAAPDLGLYFYHIPALTGANLSMIDFLTCIDGRLPNFYGIKYTHNDLMDFRQCVLFGNQKYDILWGWDEIYLAAMAMGARGAVGSTFNYAAPLYYDLMAAFNAGDLEKARQLQDKSIAIVRILGKYGGIATGKAYMRALGLDCGGFRLPIANMSADQYPHFLDDLDAIDFYAYASKMPISKVVNAD; the protein is encoded by the coding sequence ATGTCATATATTCCAAAAACCGAAGGGCTGGTGGCGGCCCCGTTTACTCCCCTGCACGCGGATGGCAGCCTGAATCTGGCCCCTATTCCGCAGTATGCTCAACTGCTCGTTCAGAACGGAATCAAGGGCGCTTTTATCGGCGGCTCCACGGGCGAGGGTGTTTCGCTGTCGTTCCCTGAAAAGCTGGAATTGCTCCGGGCCTGGGGTCAGGTCGATGCACCCGGCCTGACCAAAATCATGCTGGTGGGGGGCACCTCCCTGGTAGAAAGTAAACTGATTGCTCAGGAAGCCTCCCGGGCGGGATTCCAGGCAATAGCGGTGCTGGCTCCTTTTTACTTTAAACCCGCCAATGTCGAACTGCTGGCCCAGTTTTGCATTCAGATCGGCGAAGCTGCGCCCGATCTGGGCCTTTATTTCTACCATATCCCCGCGCTGACGGGAGCTAATCTGTCGATGATCGACTTCCTGACCTGTATCGACGGACGGCTTCCTAATTTTTACGGGATCAAGTACACCCACAACGATCTGATGGATTTTCGTCAGTGCGTATTATTCGGGAATCAGAAATACGATATCCTTTGGGGCTGGGACGAAATTTATCTCGCTGCTATGGCTATGGGTGCCCGTGGCGCGGTTGGTAGTACGTTCAATTATGCAGCTCCCCTCTATTACGACCTGATGGCCGCTTTTAACGCGGGCGATCTGGAAAAGGCCCGCCAGTTGCAGGACAAATCCATCGCCATTGTCCGTATCTTAGGCAAGTACGGCGGTATTGCCACCGGAAAAGCCTATATGCGGGCGCTGGGCCTCGACTGTGGTGGTTTCCGGCTCCCCATTGCCAACATGTCAGCTGACCAGTATCCTCATTTCCTAGACGATCTGGATGCCATCGACTTCTACGCCTATGCATCAAAAATGCCCATATCGAAGGTGGTTAACGCCGATTAA
- a CDS encoding RagB/SusD domain protein (PFAM: RagB/SusD domain protein), producing the protein MKTNKLTITLVGCLMVSSGLFSCQEQLREVIPQTSLNQSLVLSDANAAQTLYTGVYSSFRNYHSTLFTLGEMRSDIWADGLFTESEETGLKQYWSHNISATNVPLDNWGGLYTLIDRVNTVIKLFPAAPLDDAKRKTYLAEMYGMRAFVYYTLLRTWGGVPITTEPVTSVGSLTDLYKARSTPEEVMKLIKSDLEQSLTLFTGSNALPTKRVTWSRAATLTLKGDVFIWSGTHMGGGSADFTVAKSALEDVKALPALGLQATFADIFDPTKKSNNKEIIFAINYEKNEATQGVYGNFLVNTTQAGTLLFDPVPGPAVAVNTAYPLVGGASRIGMSGATIAKLSNPKDQRIRPSFRVMYRNTAGFPIAGVMLTKFIGRVDSGIQLYDNDFPIYRYADVLLLLAEANTKLGNDPSADINAIRARAYGTGFTPYANGSQEANMNAILDEYLREFIGEGKRWWALRRAGNAYVFAAVNPVYLPATQAFKLVLPISISMLNTDPKLVQTPGY; encoded by the coding sequence ATGAAAACAAATAAACTAACAATTACTTTAGTCGGCTGTCTGATGGTCAGTTCCGGCCTGTTTTCCTGCCAGGAACAACTTCGGGAAGTGATTCCGCAAACGTCGCTCAACCAGAGCCTGGTGTTGTCGGATGCCAATGCCGCCCAAACCCTGTATACGGGCGTTTACAGCTCCTTCCGGAACTACCACAGCACGTTGTTTACCCTGGGAGAAATGCGTTCCGACATCTGGGCCGATGGTCTTTTTACCGAATCGGAAGAAACGGGACTAAAGCAATACTGGTCGCATAACATCAGCGCCACCAACGTGCCTCTCGACAACTGGGGTGGGCTTTACACCCTGATCGACCGGGTCAACACGGTTATTAAGCTGTTCCCGGCGGCACCCCTCGACGATGCCAAACGAAAAACATACCTCGCCGAAATGTACGGTATGCGGGCCTTTGTCTATTATACCCTGCTGCGAACCTGGGGTGGCGTTCCTATTACGACGGAGCCCGTTACGTCGGTCGGGAGCCTGACCGACCTGTATAAAGCCCGGTCGACGCCCGAAGAGGTGATGAAACTGATCAAAAGCGATCTGGAGCAGTCGCTGACGCTGTTTACGGGCAGCAATGCCCTGCCGACGAAGCGCGTTACCTGGAGCCGGGCGGCTACGCTCACCCTGAAAGGCGATGTGTTTATCTGGTCGGGTACGCACATGGGCGGTGGCAGTGCTGATTTCACGGTGGCCAAATCTGCACTGGAAGACGTAAAAGCATTGCCAGCGCTGGGCCTGCAGGCTACCTTCGCCGACATCTTCGACCCGACGAAGAAGAGCAATAACAAGGAGATCATTTTTGCGATCAACTACGAGAAAAATGAAGCTACGCAGGGCGTGTACGGCAATTTTCTGGTGAACACGACGCAGGCCGGTACGCTGCTTTTCGATCCAGTTCCGGGTCCGGCCGTGGCGGTGAATACGGCCTATCCACTCGTTGGCGGTGCCAGCCGGATCGGGATGTCCGGCGCGACGATTGCCAAACTCAGCAATCCGAAAGATCAGCGTATTCGCCCTTCGTTTCGGGTTATGTATCGAAACACCGCAGGCTTTCCCATTGCCGGCGTCATGCTGACCAAGTTTATTGGCCGGGTCGATTCGGGTATACAACTCTACGACAATGACTTTCCCATCTATCGGTACGCGGATGTGCTGCTGCTACTTGCCGAAGCAAACACGAAGCTGGGCAACGATCCGTCCGCCGATATCAATGCCATTCGGGCGCGGGCGTATGGAACGGGTTTTACGCCCTATGCCAATGGAAGTCAGGAAGCCAACATGAACGCGATTCTGGATGAATACCTCCGGGAGTTTATCGGCGAAGGTAAACGATGGTGGGCCTTGCGTCGGGCGGGCAATGCGTATGTGTTTGCTGCCGTGAACCCGGTTTATCTACCCGCTACACAGGCGTTTAAGCTCGTGCTGCCTATTTCCATTTCGATGCTCAATACAGACCCGAAGCTGGTTCAGACGCCGGGCTATTGA